One genomic region from Nitrospinota bacterium encodes:
- a CDS encoding dioxygenase translates to MRQPVLFAAHGSPLLALDREKGKDYAAWAGMFPKPKGILAISSHWLTKSLVIGATERAPVIHDYYGFPQELYEMDYPAPGAPELAEKTRQFLKGKFEVAENSERGLDHGVWVPLLHMYPNADVPVLPVSMPGGYPSSELLKLGGALAPLRDDGVTIFISGNLTHNLSALDFSGKSPPHQWAVEFIEWLKLKLHNRDVTAISNYATAPHYRMCHPTDDHFTPLLVAMGAAGSGSKVSFPVDGFEYGSLSRLCVMFS, encoded by the coding sequence ATGAGACAGCCAGTTTTATTCGCCGCCCACGGATCGCCATTGCTGGCGCTGGACAGGGAGAAGGGGAAAGATTACGCCGCCTGGGCTGGAATGTTCCCAAAACCCAAGGGAATATTGGCGATTTCATCCCATTGGCTTACAAAATCCCTTGTGATAGGAGCCACTGAACGAGCGCCGGTCATTCATGATTATTACGGTTTCCCCCAAGAGCTATATGAAATGGATTATCCAGCGCCTGGCGCTCCGGAACTGGCTGAAAAGACCCGGCAGTTTCTTAAAGGGAAATTCGAGGTCGCCGAAAACAGCGAGCGTGGGCTGGATCATGGGGTTTGGGTTCCACTGTTGCATATGTACCCCAATGCGGATGTGCCTGTGCTACCGGTCTCCATGCCCGGTGGTTATCCTTCATCGGAGCTTCTAAAGCTTGGCGGGGCTCTGGCGCCATTGCGCGATGATGGGGTGACGATATTTATCAGCGGAAACCTTACCCATAACCTTTCCGCGCTGGATTTTTCCGGTAAATCTCCACCTCACCAATGGGCTGTGGAGTTTATAGAATGGTTGAAACTAAAACTGCATAACCGGGATGTGACCGCCATTTCAAATTACGCAACCGCTCCACATTACCGCATGTGCCATCCAACCGATGACCATTTCACCCCATTGCTGGTGGCCATGGGGGCGGCGGGAAGTGGTTCCAAGGTGTCGTTCCCAGTGGACGGTTTTGAGTACGGATCTTTGAGCAGGCTGTGCGTGATGTTTTCGTGA
- the gatA gene encoding Asp-tRNA(Asn)/Glu-tRNA(Gln) amidotransferase subunit GatA: protein MADICSLTLKELGALMDKGEITSQQATQAYLDRINALDGKIKAYVTVDADGAIRQAKAADERRAKGEKGALLGAPLGIKDVLATNGLRTTCSSKMLEGFVPPYDAFVIRKLKEAGAVILGKTNMDEFAMGSSTENSHFGPSKNPWDITKIPGGSSGGSSAAVAADLCAASLGSDTGGSIRQPAALCGIVGLKPTYGRVSRFGLVAFASSLDQVGPMTKDVTDCAILMNAIAGHDSMDSTSANLPAPDYTADLEKGVDGLVIGVPEEYFVKGMDPAVEESVRAAIKSLEAEGARVKTVSLPHSKYGIPTYYVLAPAEASANLARYDGVKYGYRAEGAEGLMEMYKKTRGEGFGPEVKRRIMLGTYALSSGYYDAYYLKAQKVRTLIKNDFVNAFADVDIIMAPTTPTAAFGIGEKADDPLQMYLSDIFTINCNLAGIPGLSAPCGFTAEGLPIGVQMFGKFFDEPTILRAARALEKKTGIAGKKPAL, encoded by the coding sequence ATGGCAGACATCTGCTCCCTCACATTAAAAGAGCTTGGCGCCCTAATGGACAAGGGTGAAATCACAAGCCAGCAGGCCACCCAGGCGTATCTGGACCGGATAAACGCCCTGGACGGCAAAATAAAAGCCTATGTTACGGTGGACGCAGATGGCGCCATAAGGCAGGCCAAAGCCGCCGATGAGCGCCGGGCGAAAGGGGAGAAGGGGGCGCTTTTAGGCGCGCCGCTGGGGATTAAAGACGTGCTGGCCACCAATGGGCTTCGCACCACCTGCTCGTCGAAAATGCTGGAGGGTTTCGTTCCCCCTTACGACGCGTTTGTGATACGAAAGCTCAAAGAGGCTGGGGCGGTTATCCTCGGTAAAACCAACATGGACGAGTTCGCCATGGGTTCCTCCACCGAGAACAGCCATTTCGGCCCCTCAAAAAATCCATGGGACATCACCAAAATACCCGGTGGCTCTTCAGGCGGCTCATCTGCGGCGGTAGCGGCTGATTTGTGCGCCGCGTCATTAGGGTCGGACACCGGCGGTTCTATCCGCCAGCCTGCGGCGCTGTGCGGCATCGTGGGGTTAAAACCGACTTATGGCAGGGTTTCCCGGTTCGGGCTGGTGGCTTTCGCCTCGTCGCTGGACCAGGTTGGCCCCATGACCAAGGATGTTACCGACTGCGCCATTCTCATGAACGCCATCGCCGGGCACGATTCCATGGACTCCACCAGCGCCAACCTTCCGGCGCCGGATTACACGGCGGATCTGGAGAAAGGTGTTGATGGGCTTGTGATTGGCGTGCCGGAAGAGTATTTCGTGAAAGGGATGGATCCCGCGGTGGAAGAATCCGTCCGCGCCGCCATAAAATCGCTGGAAGCCGAAGGGGCCAGGGTGAAAACCGTTTCCCTGCCCCATTCCAAATATGGCATTCCAACATATTACGTGCTGGCTCCGGCGGAGGCTTCGGCTAACCTGGCCCGGTACGACGGCGTGAAGTATGGCTATCGCGCAGAAGGGGCCGAAGGCCTGATGGAAATGTACAAGAAAACCCGGGGCGAAGGGTTTGGGCCCGAAGTGAAACGCAGGATTATGCTGGGCACTTACGCCCTGTCTTCCGGTTATTACGACGCGTATTATCTGAAGGCCCAGAAAGTGCGTACCCTTATAAAGAACGATTTTGTGAACGCCTTCGCCGATGTGGACATAATCATGGCGCCCACCACTCCCACCGCCGCCTTTGGCATAGGGGAGAAAGCGGACGATCCGTTGCAGATGTACCTTTCGGATATTTTCACCATCAACTGCAACCTGGCGGGCATCCCTGGCCTTTCCGCGCCCTGCGGATTTACTGCGGAGGGTCTGCCTATCGGCGTCCAGATGTTCGGCAAATTTTTTGACGAACCCACCATCCTCCGCGCCGCCCGGGCGCTGGAGAAAAAAACCGGAATCGCTGGGAAAAAACCGGCGCTCTAA
- the gatC gene encoding Asp-tRNA(Asn)/Glu-tRNA(Gln) amidotransferase subunit GatC → MSLSLKETRHVATLARLALTPEDEERYGAQLSAILDYISQLNELDTSAVEPTSHALDLKNVFREDKMAQPFEAGLWEKNAPSADHGHFRVPKVLD, encoded by the coding sequence ATGTCGCTTTCCCTGAAAGAGACGCGGCACGTGGCCACATTGGCCCGGCTGGCTCTCACGCCGGAGGATGAAGAGCGGTACGGCGCCCAGCTGTCCGCCATTCTGGACTATATCAGCCAGTTGAACGAGCTGGACACCTCCGCCGTGGAACCCACTTCCCATGCGCTGGATTTGAAGAACGTCTTCCGCGAAGACAAGATGGCCCAGCCGTTTGAAGCCGGGTTGTGGGAGAAGAACGCCCCTTCGGCGGATCACGGTCATTTCCGCGTCCCCAAGGTGCTGGACTGA
- a CDS encoding NAD(P)/FAD-dependent oxidoreductase: MKYDVVVAGGGLGGLTAGAILAKRGKKVLLVEKHNVVGGCAVTFRRKDLLVEATLHEMDGLDKNDIKPAIINELGISSSVEFIRVPEFYRVVKGSLDFVMPDNVEAAAAKLIKQFPREHKGIEKFFRVISDMGAWMATIPMEPWRLLLRLPFYFPFWYYHIFRYMKKDVGSFVDSIISDEDLKLILMANVGYYHDDPYELGMVYYGVAQGSYFSGGGHYIKGGSQQLSNAMAKVITDNGGEVLTRNEVTRVVLENGRATGVKYRKTSKTHPERHKEIFAEADVVIANLPLPNLINHMMPDYRNEKFKARMGAMALPGSATIVFLGFSRPLKGIGNKCYSTFVCGDTVDSIKQIKEDSRNADYKSKSYAFVEYGMIDSGLAPEGKSVGSIAIGDDISNWEGLSREEYKAKKDEVARIFIDRLDKLVPGAKELVIYSEVATPVTIKRYTGNPKGVFYGFAQTVGQDMMSRPISIPGVDNLLISSAWGLPGGGLSGVIIGGNFCADKARRILDKK; this comes from the coding sequence ATGAAATACGACGTGGTAGTGGCCGGGGGAGGGCTGGGAGGGCTTACAGCGGGCGCAATTCTGGCCAAGCGTGGTAAGAAGGTGTTGCTGGTGGAAAAGCACAACGTTGTGGGCGGGTGCGCCGTCACGTTCCGCCGGAAAGACCTGCTGGTGGAGGCCACTCTGCATGAAATGGACGGGCTGGATAAAAATGACATCAAACCCGCTATTATTAATGAGCTGGGCATCTCTTCCAGCGTGGAGTTTATTCGCGTGCCGGAGTTTTACCGGGTGGTTAAGGGATCCCTGGATTTCGTGATGCCAGACAACGTGGAGGCCGCCGCCGCGAAGCTGATAAAGCAGTTCCCCCGAGAACATAAAGGCATTGAAAAATTCTTCAGGGTCATCTCTGACATGGGCGCATGGATGGCCACAATACCAATGGAGCCATGGAGATTACTGTTAAGACTGCCGTTCTATTTCCCGTTCTGGTATTACCACATATTCCGCTACATGAAAAAAGACGTGGGGAGTTTTGTGGACTCAATTATCAGTGATGAGGACCTCAAGTTAATACTCATGGCGAATGTGGGCTATTATCACGATGATCCGTATGAGTTGGGCATGGTGTATTACGGCGTGGCGCAGGGAAGCTATTTTTCCGGCGGCGGCCATTACATAAAAGGTGGCTCCCAGCAACTGTCCAACGCCATGGCCAAGGTGATAACGGACAATGGCGGCGAGGTGTTGACCCGCAATGAGGTGACCAGGGTGGTTTTGGAAAATGGGCGAGCCACCGGCGTAAAGTACCGGAAAACATCCAAAACCCATCCTGAGAGACACAAGGAAATATTCGCCGAAGCGGATGTGGTTATCGCCAACCTGCCTTTGCCAAACCTGATAAACCATATGATGCCAGATTACAGGAACGAAAAGTTCAAGGCGCGTATGGGGGCCATGGCGTTACCGGGTTCCGCCACCATCGTTTTCCTTGGATTCAGCCGCCCGCTAAAAGGGATTGGGAACAAGTGCTATTCCACATTCGTGTGCGGCGACACGGTGGACAGCATAAAACAGATAAAGGAAGACAGCAGAAACGCGGACTATAAATCGAAAAGTTACGCCTTCGTGGAATACGGGATGATAGATTCCGGCCTGGCGCCGGAGGGGAAAAGCGTGGGTTCCATCGCTATTGGGGATGATATTTCCAATTGGGAGGGTTTGAGCCGGGAAGAGTATAAGGCGAAGAAAGACGAGGTGGCCCGTATATTTATAGACCGGCTGGACAAGCTTGTGCCCGGCGCAAAAGAGCTGGTTATCTATTCCGAAGTGGCCACGCCGGTGACCATTAAAAGATATACCGGAAATCCCAAAGGGGTGTTTTACGGTTTCGCCCAAACGGTTGGGCAGGACATGATGTCACGCCCCATATCCATCCCGGGCGTGGACAACCTTCTTATATCCTCGGCCTGGGGCCTGCCCGGCGGCGGTCTGTCGGGAGTGATAATCGGCGGCAATTTCTGCGCGGATAAGGCCCGGAGGATACTGGATAAAAAATAG
- a CDS encoding PHP domain-containing protein: MSFVTLPPIDCHVHSKYSPDSESELEDIAKTALSREIAQVAVVDHLYSPEHLPRLFSRPANQKIYGVTLLMGVELSLETNIAIKALETGGAEKWGPVSGAVHGFAPWKLYPAFNEQGYSEPAFGASCRAAGLTLLLEYYVDVSTRAMRTGAMDILTHPFDIFIYGSLFSNLFIAAAEELAFTAAFCGVAVELNEHIMRLIGNSETADSAKWRGIYQRLALSVIARGGRLVMGSDAHHARDVGDVRCATMFVKDLGVPLASLEEKLKG; the protein is encoded by the coding sequence ATGTCATTCGTGACTTTGCCGCCAATTGATTGCCACGTTCATTCCAAATACTCGCCAGACTCTGAAAGCGAATTGGAGGACATCGCAAAAACCGCGTTATCAAGAGAAATCGCCCAGGTGGCGGTGGTGGATCATCTATACAGTCCGGAGCATCTTCCACGGCTGTTTTCCAGGCCAGCCAATCAAAAGATATACGGCGTAACACTTTTGATGGGTGTGGAGCTTTCTCTGGAGACTAACATCGCGATAAAGGCGCTTGAGACGGGAGGCGCGGAAAAATGGGGGCCTGTATCCGGCGCTGTGCACGGTTTTGCGCCATGGAAGTTATATCCGGCTTTTAACGAGCAGGGTTATTCCGAACCTGCGTTCGGCGCGTCTTGCCGGGCCGCCGGTTTAACCCTGCTACTGGAATATTATGTGGATGTTTCCACCCGGGCGATGCGCACAGGCGCAATGGATATTCTGACGCATCCTTTCGACATATTCATATACGGTAGCCTATTCTCCAATCTTTTTATCGCCGCCGCGGAGGAGTTGGCTTTTACCGCCGCGTTTTGCGGAGTGGCTGTGGAACTGAACGAACATATCATGAGGCTTATAGGGAATTCCGAAACCGCCGATAGCGCCAAATGGCGAGGAATCTATCAGCGTTTGGCGCTCTCTGTTATCGCCCGGGGCGGCAGGCTCGTGATGGGTAGCGACGCTCATCATGCGCGGGATGTGGGGGACGTAAGATGCGCCACCATGTTCGTAAAAGACCTGGGCGTTCCTCTAGCTTCCCTGGAAGAAAAGCTGAAGGGCTGA
- a CDS encoding radical SAM protein → MDTKSGPEPQIFAAPRFMFPYSLVWRPFPLESFVEKPGLAGAATLGVCRGIVFRQEFFGSIAYRQYSATEFPYGHITYLDKGACELIARMERGTTIDKLRVWAAALGYSESVLERFVQKGLHLGIFTLGPSNSEQPPRWDIAMWESGETRLSAPLRLYLNITERCNMACSHCYASAGKGTRQLNRETLENLFDQAVALKIPTIVLIGGEPLMFPDFPGLVAGAVRRGLSVFTNTNGLGLNSARAEQLKTAGLPIISISLDGPDAATHDSMRGKGRFEKTVKGIRNSFKAGLPVGMSATLTEKTFNVAGRFVDCGLQLGIKDFHFMVMSPVGRGQNAGDLLIRQESGFKTVREALWAKQNEYPDITINCTSGIHPVFIKEWRKKFEWNDAARYVYSGCEAGRFRMDVSFDGSYIPCVLLNHPSFKVGMAGVDDLGEVWRNSAVMRDFAHRAQPCEDEECAGCEAVETCKGGCRGVIFAHYGVIGRKDPTCGGVMACHS, encoded by the coding sequence ATGGATACAAAAAGCGGGCCGGAGCCACAGATTTTCGCCGCTCCAAGGTTTATGTTCCCCTACTCACTGGTGTGGAGGCCGTTCCCCCTCGAAAGTTTCGTGGAGAAACCTGGACTGGCGGGCGCCGCCACATTAGGTGTTTGCCGGGGAATTGTGTTTCGGCAGGAGTTTTTCGGCTCTATCGCATACCGGCAATATTCCGCAACCGAATTCCCCTATGGCCACATCACATATCTGGACAAGGGCGCCTGTGAATTGATAGCCCGCATGGAGCGCGGAACCACAATTGATAAATTGCGTGTTTGGGCCGCCGCTTTAGGATATTCGGAAAGCGTCTTGGAGCGGTTCGTCCAGAAAGGGCTTCATTTAGGCATATTCACTTTGGGTCCATCAAACTCAGAACAACCTCCCCGGTGGGATATAGCCATGTGGGAATCCGGTGAGACCAGGCTTTCGGCGCCTTTGAGGCTTTACCTGAACATAACAGAGCGGTGCAACATGGCCTGCTCCCATTGTTACGCCTCCGCCGGAAAAGGCACGCGGCAATTGAACCGTGAAACTCTCGAAAACCTTTTCGACCAGGCGGTGGCTTTGAAAATTCCTACCATCGTACTGATTGGCGGCGAGCCGCTGATGTTCCCGGATTTCCCGGGGCTTGTTGCCGGCGCCGTGCGCCGGGGCCTTTCGGTTTTCACGAACACCAACGGATTGGGGTTAAACAGCGCCCGCGCGGAGCAACTTAAAACGGCGGGCCTTCCCATCATCAGCATAAGCCTGGACGGGCCCGACGCCGCCACTCACGACTCCATGAGGGGCAAGGGCAGGTTCGAAAAGACCGTTAAAGGGATAAGGAACAGTTTTAAGGCTGGCCTGCCGGTGGGGATGAGCGCCACGTTGACGGAGAAAACGTTCAACGTGGCCGGAAGGTTCGTGGACTGCGGCTTGCAGTTAGGTATAAAGGATTTCCATTTCATGGTTATGTCTCCTGTGGGGCGCGGACAAAACGCCGGTGATCTTTTAATCAGGCAGGAGTCCGGCTTCAAGACAGTGCGCGAAGCGCTGTGGGCAAAGCAGAATGAATATCCCGACATCACGATAAACTGCACCTCGGGCATCCATCCGGTATTTATAAAAGAATGGCGTAAAAAGTTTGAGTGGAACGATGCCGCCCGATATGTGTATTCCGGGTGCGAGGCCGGAAGGTTCCGTATGGATGTAAGTTTTGACGGGTCATACATACCCTGCGTTTTGCTAAACCATCCCTCTTTCAAAGTTGGCATGGCTGGAGTGGACGACCTGGGTGAGGTATGGAGAAACTCGGCGGTGATGCGGGATTTTGCCCATCGCGCCCAGCCATGTGAAGATGAAGAATGCGCAGGGTGCGAAGCTGTGGAAACCTGCAAAGGAGGGTGCCGCGGCGTGATTTTCGCCCACTACGGCGTCATCGGCAGGAAAGACCCCACCTGCGGGGGCGTGATGGCATGTCATTCGTGA
- a CDS encoding glycosyltransferase, with translation MDSPLVSVILPAHNEEKTLGLALMSLIGDEAAVSMEIIVVDDGSTDKTLEVARGLVERFNNTRVIHLDENLGPSSARNVGASGARGRWLAFLDADSVVDGNWRVELSLAINNYPGRVIIGGRILPLYDKRNRFQRIAAKVVSHKPRFDGSGAVIDLPGGQMIIRKDEFMALGGFNESLRAGEDTEFVGRARKNGLTPVISWNLVMFHRAPETSMELAQRQFAYGKAFTCHLAHSGEDSLRKTINGGKAVMSVWWQLGPVMAIAAGLASVEAGIALFAGFLSGWLAILGPKNGYMRKVIGKLGWYGALVYLLKSWSYQVGSLVGWMETACGTRR, from the coding sequence ATGGATAGCCCTTTGGTATCGGTGATCTTGCCAGCCCACAACGAAGAAAAAACCCTGGGATTAGCGTTGATGTCTCTTATTGGTGATGAGGCGGCGGTATCAATGGAGATCATCGTTGTGGATGACGGTTCCACAGACAAAACCCTGGAGGTTGCGCGGGGACTGGTTGAGCGATTCAACAACACGCGTGTAATCCACCTTGATGAGAACCTTGGGCCATCCTCCGCCAGGAACGTTGGGGCCTCAGGGGCCAGGGGGCGCTGGCTGGCCTTTCTGGACGCCGATTCCGTGGTTGATGGAAACTGGCGGGTGGAACTGTCACTGGCTATAAACAACTATCCCGGCCGGGTAATAATCGGCGGCAGAATTCTTCCGCTATACGATAAGCGAAACAGGTTCCAGCGGATTGCCGCAAAAGTAGTGAGCCACAAACCCCGATTTGATGGCTCCGGCGCGGTAATAGACCTGCCCGGCGGGCAAATGATCATCCGCAAGGATGAGTTCATGGCGCTTGGGGGGTTTAACGAAAGTTTGCGCGCAGGTGAGGATACCGAGTTCGTGGGCCGCGCGCGGAAAAATGGCCTGACGCCTGTAATCTCCTGGAATCTTGTGATGTTCCATCGCGCGCCGGAAACTTCCATGGAGCTTGCGCAGAGACAGTTCGCTTACGGGAAAGCTTTCACATGCCATTTGGCGCATAGCGGCGAGGATTCCTTGCGAAAAACAATTAATGGCGGCAAAGCTGTCATGTCGGTTTGGTGGCAGTTGGGCCCGGTAATGGCGATAGCGGCCGGTTTGGCCAGCGTTGAAGCGGGTATCGCGCTTTTTGCTGGTTTTCTATCTGGATGGCTGGCCATTTTGGGGCCGAAAAACGGATATATGCGAAAAGTCATCGGTAAGCTTGGCTGGTACGGCGCTTTGGTTTATTTATTGAAAAGCTGGAGCTATCAGGTGGGTTCGCTGGTTGGTTGGATGGAGACTGCCTGTGGAACCCGGCGTTGA
- a CDS encoding AMMECR1 domain-containing protein, whose translation MIENLLLATARASLENATRSGPPMIVPDEALASFPHQARKKSAAYVSIWRWPQMDPRASHGFHQPDEPLINAVAKAARGCALHETVFPRLKPEELSNIIIRVHLIGERKPLETTGGAIPEGNALFLEYKAHSAVFLHEVAELAGWDIQEAASQLCLKAGLPGDMWLSTDVKLMLAPVRIIEEEAPGRNPLIGEAGNG comes from the coding sequence ATGATAGAAAATCTACTGCTGGCGACAGCCAGGGCCTCGCTTGAAAACGCCACTCGTAGCGGCCCGCCAATGATAGTGCCCGATGAGGCGCTGGCGTCATTTCCCCATCAGGCGCGAAAAAAAAGCGCCGCTTATGTTTCCATCTGGCGATGGCCGCAGATGGATCCCCGCGCAAGTCACGGATTCCACCAGCCCGATGAGCCGCTGATAAACGCCGTGGCCAAGGCCGCAAGGGGGTGCGCGCTTCACGAAACGGTGTTTCCACGGCTCAAACCGGAAGAGCTTTCCAACATAATAATCCGTGTTCATTTGATTGGTGAACGAAAGCCTCTAGAAACAACCGGTGGGGCTATTCCCGAAGGCAATGCGCTGTTTCTGGAATACAAGGCCCATTCAGCGGTGTTCCTTCACGAAGTGGCCGAGCTGGCCGGATGGGACATTCAGGAGGCCGCGTCGCAATTGTGCCTGAAAGCCGGACTGCCCGGCGACATGTGGCTCTCCACCGATGTGAAGCTTATGCTGGCTCCGGTGAGAATTATCGAAGAAGAAGCGCCCGGCCGGAACCCGCTGATCGGAGAAGCTGGGAATGGATAG
- a CDS encoding methyltransferase domain-containing protein, with the protein MSGSEKINSLLNLRRLLRHYYEWEAQTGDCMELMYEGPPTLEGREHRLRQAAVRRMLKPERGHKTLDVGCGEGHYVKSLFRSGSIAVGMDISIGKLIRARGRAGNGPAFTQGDALELPFKTATFHWVVLSEVAEHLPDPRGSLKEIARVIGEGGHAVISIPTWDGGAKAGIGVVEDGASIARVVESQFGRPFEGHLWSFSGERFRELLNESGLAPLIETPVRVFMPRWWREMSAHIPVWLWRWLQNVADLTAGRWDITGGKARYLVYLTRRMGA; encoded by the coding sequence ATGTCCGGCTCTGAAAAAATAAACAGCCTTCTAAATCTACGCCGCCTGCTCCGCCACTATTACGAATGGGAGGCGCAAACCGGAGACTGCATGGAGCTTATGTATGAGGGCCCTCCAACGCTGGAGGGACGGGAACACAGGCTGAGGCAAGCCGCAGTGCGGCGGATGCTAAAACCGGAGCGGGGTCACAAAACTCTGGATGTGGGATGCGGTGAGGGGCATTACGTGAAGTCCTTGTTCAGGAGCGGTTCAATTGCGGTGGGGATGGACATTAGCATAGGGAAACTGATCCGGGCCCGGGGCCGCGCAGGGAATGGCCCTGCGTTTACGCAGGGAGACGCTTTGGAACTGCCGTTTAAGACAGCCACTTTCCATTGGGTGGTTTTATCTGAGGTGGCAGAGCATCTGCCAGATCCGCGCGGATCATTAAAGGAGATTGCCCGGGTCATTGGTGAAGGCGGCCATGCGGTTATATCCATCCCTACATGGGACGGCGGCGCGAAAGCCGGCATCGGGGTTGTTGAAGATGGCGCATCCATCGCGCGGGTGGTTGAAAGCCAGTTCGGACGGCCTTTTGAGGGGCATTTATGGTCGTTCAGTGGTGAAAGGTTCCGGGAACTGTTGAACGAGTCCGGACTGGCGCCATTAATTGAAACTCCGGTGAGGGTGTTCATGCCCAGGTGGTGGCGGGAGATGTCGGCCCATATTCCGGTTTGGCTTTGGCGTTGGCTCCAGAATGTTGCCGATTTAACCGCTGGCCGGTGGGACATTACCGGGGGCAAAGCAAGATACCTTGTGTATCTTACGCGGCGGATGGGCGCATGA
- a CDS encoding radical SAM protein, protein MFAMNAPFNLVTAVTYRCNIKCRHCFASSPKYDDDALRFDEMSTAEWLEIVSDAGAMGAHEIYFGGGEPFFRKDFLTIVEGARKSGLGVTLTTNGVLMRQEKAQRLKELGVECVEVSVDGDEESHNYMRGHGNHAKALAAIRQLTDAGIYVIASMTLTARNAPIMQKTRMEVAGSGAREILYMRFVPTGAGRQNRADLYLTESGFRNLVAEEAELTRGVADGARRQSNSDGFFYPHAGCIPGRTYCFIRPNGDVTPCNPLIFPENRCGNLRKRRLPQIWRDGPGFSSVRDVSFHGLPGCMSCEKQDICGGGCRILCSMYKKHCGGICDDCQFDSSCNEATGLCGKKYMYYVRL, encoded by the coding sequence ATGTTCGCGATGAACGCCCCTTTCAATCTAGTGACGGCGGTGACCTACCGGTGCAACATCAAGTGCAGGCATTGTTTCGCATCGTCTCCCAAGTATGACGACGACGCATTAAGGTTCGACGAGATGAGTACGGCGGAGTGGCTGGAGATAGTATCCGACGCCGGGGCCATGGGAGCGCACGAGATTTATTTCGGCGGGGGCGAGCCATTTTTCCGGAAGGATTTTCTCACTATCGTAGAAGGGGCCAGAAAAAGCGGCCTTGGCGTGACACTCACCACCAACGGCGTCCTCATGCGCCAGGAAAAAGCCCAACGGCTTAAAGAACTGGGTGTGGAATGCGTGGAGGTGAGCGTTGACGGAGACGAGGAGAGCCACAACTACATGCGCGGGCATGGCAACCACGCCAAGGCGCTGGCGGCGATACGTCAGCTGACCGACGCGGGGATATATGTAATAGCCTCCATGACGTTAACCGCCAGGAACGCCCCCATCATGCAAAAAACGCGGATGGAAGTGGCGGGCTCCGGGGCCAGGGAGATTTTATACATGAGGTTTGTGCCAACCGGCGCCGGGCGGCAGAACCGGGCGGATCTGTACCTTACCGAAAGCGGATTCCGGAATCTTGTGGCCGAGGAGGCGGAACTAACCCGTGGCGTGGCCGATGGGGCCAGGCGCCAGTCCAACAGCGACGGTTTCTTTTATCCCCATGCCGGATGCATCCCGGGCCGCACATACTGTTTCATCCGCCCCAATGGCGATGTGACGCCATGCAATCCATTGATCTTTCCGGAAAACAGGTGCGGCAACCTGCGCAAACGGCGTTTGCCCCAGATATGGCGCGATGGGCCGGGTTTCAGCTCTGTGCGGGATGTGTCATTCCACGGGCTTCCCGGATGTATGAGTTGCGAGAAACAGGATATCTGCGGTGGCGGGTGCCGCATCCTTTGCTCCATGTACAAAAAACATTGCGGCGGCATTTGCGATGATTGCCAGTTCGACAGCTCATGCAACGAGGCCACTGGTTTGTGCGGCAAGAAATACATGTACTATGTCCGGCTCTGA
- a CDS encoding nucleotidyltransferase domain-containing protein, with protein MGRILIAETDRFRQLLDERLDGLVSVYLFGSLSYGDFIPGYSDLDIFALFEPGLSGLELALGGAKLKNAAGEVYPFSQIDITMATVTEIDDPLGPVNPFLLKEISVANLIYGGQVTFMHPEPVLVEDSMRVAGVGLRNLRGAVTRIGRMNPPVALRFLDEMLFKSCKALLLGITGRLRSSRAETVAGVEEAFPAMNTWVFHHLLDIRKRMGLKEPVSDSPETLLAHVLTAYEDIWAKGRMPCSR; from the coding sequence ATGGGGCGGATCCTTATTGCGGAAACTGACCGTTTCCGCCAGCTTTTGGATGAACGCCTGGATGGGCTGGTTTCAGTTTATCTGTTCGGAAGCCTTTCGTATGGCGATTTTATTCCCGGTTACAGCGATCTGGATATATTCGCGCTGTTCGAGCCGGGCCTGTCGGGGTTGGAACTGGCGCTGGGCGGCGCGAAGCTGAAGAACGCCGCCGGTGAAGTGTACCCGTTCAGCCAGATAGACATCACAATGGCGACTGTAACTGAGATTGACGACCCGCTGGGTCCTGTTAACCCGTTCCTTCTAAAAGAGATCAGCGTGGCGAACCTGATATACGGCGGGCAAGTTACGTTCATGCATCCTGAACCGGTTCTGGTGGAAGACAGCATGAGGGTTGCTGGCGTGGGGCTCCGGAACTTGAGAGGGGCCGTCACAAGGATCGGCAGGATGAACCCGCCGGTGGCGTTACGGTTTCTGGACGAAATGCTTTTCAAGTCCTGCAAGGCGCTTCTTTTAGGGATTACCGGCAGGCTCCGCTCATCCCGGGCCGAGACTGTCGCCGGGGTGGAGGAGGCGTTCCCCGCCATGAACACCTGGGTGTTCCATCATCTGCTGGACATAAGGAAAAGAATGGGGCTGAAAGAGCCGGTGAGCGATTCACCGGAAACTCTGTTGGCCCATGTGTTGACGGCCTATGAGGATATCTGGGCGAAAGGGCGAATGCCATGTTCGCGATGA